The proteins below are encoded in one region of Bombus vancouverensis nearcticus chromosome 8, iyBomVanc1_principal, whole genome shotgun sequence:
- the Dcr-2 gene encoding endoribonuclease Dcr-2 produces the protein METDIKEFIPRPYQIDLFETACKENVIIYLPTGAGKTFIAVMLIKELSADIRRPYAEGGKHTIFIVNTVPLVIQQSDYIKRLTGLSCGTLSSEEGVDFWHDEEWNEHLNQHEVLVMTSQILVNALCHGYIFLNRINLIIFDECHRAVNDHPMRQIMQLFENCPKEEQPRVLGLSASLLNSNVRLKKVQSVMQSLEVTFNARIATATVADKSYYASPIEEIIQFDQHIIDDVGECINNIIKEVELILNCIALKDNLKYNESSAEFRPKTTSKKLSGILRNIQYHFLRTGIYGASKCVLLHLIQLEYLKKSIDDVETLYILEYLITNVINCRKLLEDKMKGSPEKERIYNYSSDQIRKLLKVLKDFYNNKHHDQVFCCIIFVQRRFTAKILYQILKSISLHDEEYKFLHPEFVVGVSSNPFKNPKELLCVSERNKEVLLKFRNGLLNCIVATDVIDEGIDVPKCSLIVRYDLPMDVRTYIQSKGRARHAYSQYVVLLQKDDSQYLRRHTEYKKIEQHLKQLLVDKTDERNVPTENEIQSELYQHDIEPYQVTSDDGQVCCITEQMAISVINQYCTSLLKSKFACLSPIWTLRKISKNYPPLYQVSLTLPSISPFRSTILGDPMISISSAKRSVAMNMCMELHKIGELSDNLKPVTIETLQKDLSYLFPNWVDEIESEKSSVGTYKKKRHHQLQFPSALYGAFPLPQETVYLHILHATPKYPAPHHDNRYLTFYNLLHNRAGFGILSTKQMPQIPSFPIFMRVGELNIDVKVNHAKMILTEEEVIYLKRFHTLIFSDIVPVIKTFMVFDNCNRDNCFLIVPVNEDWDINWEVTKQYSSIEYISPPIPFRFKSSDYELALVKPNYRAADTYIVTQVCDDIMPSSCFPTDHFSTYIHYYKEKHRLVINNLEQPMLEVKSISRAIDYIMPRDKSAESKKEHLVPELCIRINFPALYWLKATTLPSILHRVSQLLIAEDLRYIIAKESDLGTLSNNMKWPSLVITDQGREDSFEPLLEISTTENIDNLHPEPISNGTEADELYHYPWSKHEEQPDLDKNIEEIQLIEIEHYCQFMNETQDQNNSSIKNDKINFLNKPSVPVPALQILSLKCSYGPDPGQIAYALTKTGHDAFNLERLETLGDAYLKFITSLFLYNEFPKHSEGYLTALKGKIIGNRNLYYCGVKKNIPGCMKVDSFIPLSNFIAPAYTVYRQVQDVLLHAKVSPNVLYEIEIPRDEQLSGHISEATKNAIQTKILDWETAEAQTGMEHYLGIQTVSDKTVADCVEALIGVYLRSMGIKDTLILLQWFQILPYKIDANELLLGTPRNPIISEGNINHLMPWASNIETKLGYRFNNRGYLLQAFTHPSYTPNNMTECYQRLEFLGDAILDFLITSYIYESCGNLNPGALTDLRSALVNNITFACLTVRHGLHIALLSYAPKLNNIIERFVKFQEERNYAVNDELLWILLEEDECNMAEHVDVPKVLGDIFESVIGAIYMDSNKNLTVVWNIVYSIMHKEIDEFSKNIPKQPIRVLYETHGARPQFLKGTIIDNTNIVMVPLKVTIAGKVRHFYGFGANKKQAKCAAAKQAIKSFLCKK, from the exons ATGGAGACAGATATAAAGGAGTTTATACCAAGACCTTATCAGATTGATCTATTTGAAACTGCATGTAAAGaaaatgttattatttatttaccaaCGGGAGCCGGAAAAACATTTATTGCTGTTATGCTTATTAAAGAATTAAGTGCGGATATACGACG gCCTTATGCTGAAGGCGGTAAACATACCATATTTATAGTGAATACAGTACCCTTGGTCATACAACAAAGTGATTATATTAAAAGATTAACTGGTTTGTCTTGTGGAACACTCAGTAGCGAGGAAGGAGTTGATTTTTGGCATGATGAAGAATGGAATGAACATCTAAACCAACACGAG GTTTTAGTAATGACATCGCAAATCTTAGTAAATGCACTTTGTCATggatatatatttttgaatagaATAAACCTGATTATTTTCGATGAATGTCACAGAGCAGTAAATGATCATCCTATGCGACAAATTATGCAACTCTTTGAAAATTGTCCTAAAGAGGAACAACCAAGAGTATTAGGACTTTCAGCATCATTATTAAATTCTAATGTGAGGCTGAAAAAAGTACAATCAGTTATGCAG TCTTTGGAAGTTACATTTAACGCAAGAATAGCTACTGCGACTGTAGCTGATAAAAGTTATTATGCATCACCAATTGAAGAAATTATTCAATTTGACCAGCATATTATAGACGATGTTGGGGAGtgcataaataatattattaaggAAGTAGAATTAATCCTAAATTGCATAGCGTTAAAAGATAATCTGAAGTATAATGAATCAAGTGCAGAATTTAGACCAAAAACTACTAGTAAAAAGCTGAGTGGCATATTAAGAAACATTCAGTACCACTTTCTACGTACAG GAATTTATGGCGCAAGCAAATGTGTTTTACTTCATTTGATTCAATTAGAATACTTGAAAAAAAGTATAGATGATGTG GAAACACTATATATTTTGGAATATCTTATAACAAACGTAATTAACtgtagaaaattattagaagataaaatgaaagggagtccagaaaaagagagaatttACAA TTATTCATCTGATCAAATTCGAAAACTTCTCAAAGTATTGAAAGACTTTTATAATAACAAGCATCATGATCAGGTATTTTGCTGTATTATTTTCGTACAACGTCGATTCACTGCAAAAATATTATATCAGATATTAAAG AGCATATCCTTGCATGACGAGGAATATAAATTCTTGCATCCAGAGTTTGTGGTAGGTGTGTCCAGTAATCCTTTTAAAAATCCCAAAGAATTGCTATGCGTATCAGAACGGAATAAGGAGGTTTTGCTCAA atttagAAATGGTTTGTTAAATTGCATTGTTGCAACGGATGTTATAGATGAAGGTATAGATGTGCCGAAATGTTCATTAATCGTTAGGTACGATTTGCCAATGGATGTAAGAACATATATTCAAAGCAAAGGGAGAGCACGGCATGCATATAGTCAATATGTAGTATTGCTACAAAAAGATGACTCACAGTATCTACGACGACATACTgaatataaaaagatagaacAACACTTGAAACAG CTTCTAGTAGACAAAACTGATGAACGTAACGTACCAACTGAAAATGAAATACAAAGTGAACTATATCAACATGACATAGAACCATATCAAGTAACTAGTGATGATGGACAAGTATGTTGTATAACAGAACAGATGGCAATTAGTGTAATAAATCAATACTGTACATCTTTATTGAAATCAAAATTTGCGTGTTTATCACCTATTTGGACTTTacgtaaaatttcaaaaaattatcCGCCACTGTATCAG GTTTCTCTTACATTACCATCTATATCTCCATTCAGAAGTACTATTCTTGGTGATCCTATGATTTCTATTAGCAGTGCAAAGAGATCTGTTGCTATGAATATGTGTATGGAATTACATAAAATCGGAGAATTATCTGACAATTTAAAGCCAGTTACAATAGAAACACTTCAAAAGGACCTAAGTTATTTATTTCCAAATTGGGTTGACGAAATTGAATCAGAAAAAAGTTCAGTAGGAACATACAAGAAAAAGCGACATCATCAGTTACag TTCCCATCAGCTCTCTATGGTGCATTTCCTCTTCCTCAAGAGACAGTGTATCTTCACATACTTCATGCTACACCTAAGTATCCTGCACCACATCATGATAATCGCTATTTGACATTCTATAATTTGTTACATAATAGGGCAGGTTTTGGTATACTTTCTACAAAACAAATGCCACAG ATACcttcttttccaatttttatgCGTGTTGGTGAATTAAATATTGACGTGAAAGTAAATCACGCAAAAATGATTTTAACTGAAGAAGaagttatatatttaaaaaggtTTCATACTTTAATATTTAGTGATATCGTACCAGTTATAAAAACCTTTATGGTATTCGATAATTGTAATCGTGATAATTGCTTTTTAATTGTGCCag ttAACGAAGACTGGGACATAAATTGGGAAGTTACGAAACAGTATAGTTCTATTGAATATATATCACCACCAATTCCATTCCGTTTTAAGAGTTCTGATTACGAACTAGCACTGGTTAAACCTAACTATAGAGCTGCAGACACATATATTGTTACCCAAGTATGTGATGATATCATGCCCAGTTCATGTTTTCCAACTGATCACTTTTCGACGTATATTCATTATTATAAAGAAAAACACAGATTGGTAATAAACAATCTAGAGCAGCCAATGTTAGAAGTAAAATCAATATCAAGGGCAATAGATTATATAATGCCTAG AGATAAGAGTGCTGAATCAAAGAAAGAGCATTTAGTTCCAGAATTATGCATTAGAATTAATTTTCCAGCCTTATATTGGCTCAAAGCAACAACTTTACCATCTATATTGCACAGAGTCTCACAGCTCTTAATTGCAGAAGATCTAAGATACATTATTGCTAAAGAAAGTGATTTAGGAACATTATCAAATAATATGAAATGGCCTTCATTAGTAATAACTGACCAAGGAAGAGAAGACTCATTTGAGCctttattagaaatttctacTACAGAAAATATTGATAATTTACATCCAGAACCAATTTCAAATGGAACAGAAGCAGATG AATTATATCACTATCCATGGTCAAAACATGAAGAACAACCAGATTTGGACAAGAATATCGAAGAAATTCAGCTAATTGAAATAGAACACTATTGTCAGTTTATGAACGAAACACAGGATCAAAATAATAGTTCAATT AAAAatgacaaaattaattttttgaacAAACCATCAGTACCAGTACCGGCTTTGCAAATCTTGTCATTAAAATGTTCGTATGGCCCCGATCCCGGTCAGATCGCGTAT gCATTAACTAAAACAGGACATGATGCGTTCAATTTAGAACGATTAGAAACATTAGGAGATgcatatttgaaatttattacatcattatttttatacaatgaGTTTCCGAAGCATAGTGAAGGTTATTTAACCGCActgaaaggaaaaattattggCAACCGTAATCTGTATTATTGTGGAGTTAAGAAAAACATTCCGGGATGTATGAAAGTTGACAGTTTTATACCTTTGAGTAATTTTATTGCACCAGCTTATACAGTGTATAGGCAAGTTCAAGATGTGTTATTACATGCAAAG GTGTCACCAAATGTTTTATACGAAATTGAAATACCTCGAGATGAGCAATTAAGTGGACATATAAGCGAAGCCACGAAAAATGCAATACAAACAAAAATATTAGATTGGGAGACAGCAGAAGCACAAACTGGTATGGAACATTATCTTGGAATACAAACAGTTTCTGATAAAACAGTAGCAGATTGTGTAGAAGCATTGATTGGTGTATATCTTAGA aGTATGGGTATTAAAGATActttaatattattacaatggtttcaaattttaccatatAAAATTGATGCTAATGAATTATTGCTTGGTACCCCTCGGAATCCAATAATTTCTGAAGGGAACATAAATCATTTAATGCCTTGGGCTTCCAATATAGAAACAAAGCTTGGATACAGATTTAATAATAGAGGGTATTTACTGCAG GCCTTTACACATCCTTCATATACACCGAATAATATGACTGAATGTTATCAAAGATTAGAATTTCTTGGTGATGCAATACTTG ATTTCCTAATCACAAGCTATATCTATGAAAGTTGTGGGAATTTAAACCCTGGTGCATTAACAGATCTAAGATCTGCTCttgttaataatattacttTTGCATGCTTGACTGTAAGACATGGTTTACATATCGCTCTACTATCTTATgctccaaaattaaataatattattgaaCGATTtgtgaaatttcaagaagaaagaaattatgCTGTGAATGACGAG CTTCTATGGATTTTATTAGAAGAAGACGAATGTAATATGGCTGAACATGTAGACGTTCCTAAAGTTCTAGGAGATATATTTGAATCTGTAATAGGTGCAATATATATGGATAGTAATAAAAATCTTACAGTAGTATGGAACATTGTATATTCCATTATGCATAAAGAAATCG ACGAATTCAGCAAAAATATTCCAAAACAACCAATTCGTGTTTTATATGAAACTCACGGCGCACGCCCACAATTCCT GAAAGGAACTATTATTGATAATACGAATATTGTCATGGTTCCTTTAAAAGTAACTATTGCTGGGAAAGTAAGACATTTTTATGGGTTCGGTGCTAATAAGAAACAAGCGAAGTGCGCTGCTGCAAAGCAAGCTATAAAAAGCTTCTTGTGTAAGAAATAG
- the mts gene encoding protein phosphatase 2 catalytic subunit mts, translated as MEEKASLKELDQWIEQLNNCQQLTESQVKSLCEKAKEILAKESNVQEVKCPVTVCGDVHGQFHDLMELFRIGGKSPDTNYLFMGDYVDRGYYSVETVTLLVALKVRYRERITILRGNHESRQITQVYGFYDECLRKYGNANVWKFFTDLFDYLPLTALVDGQIFCLHGGLSPSIDTLDHIRALDRLQEVPHEGPMCDLLWSDPDDRGGWGISPRGAGYTFGQDISETFNHSNGLTLVSRAHQLVMEGYNWCHDRNVVTIFSAPNYCYRCGNQAAIMELDDALKYSFLQFDPAPRRGEPHVTRRTPDYFL; from the exons ATGGAGGAAAAGGCGTCGTTGAAGGAACTCGATCAGTGGATAGAACAATTAAATAACTGCCAACAACTAACAGAAAGCCAAGTAAAATCTCTGTGCGAGAAG gcaaaagaaattttaGCTAAAGAATCTAACGTACAAGAAGTAAAATGTCCTGTAACGGTATGTGGAGATGTACATGGACAATTCCATGATTTAATGGAATTGTTCAGAATAGGAGGCAAGTCTCCAGATACAAATTACCTTTTTATGGGTGACTATGTAGACCGTGGTTATTATTCTGTTGAAACTGTTACCTTACTTGTTGCGCTCAAG gtCAGATATAGAGAAAGAATAACTATTTTAAGAGGTAATCATGAATCAAGGCAAATCACACAGGTGTATGGGTTTTATGACGAATGTTTGCGTAAATATGGCAATGCCAATGTATGGAAGTTCTTCACGGATCTATTTGATTATTTACCATTAACTGCTCTGGTAGATGgtcaaatattttgtttacATGGTGGTTTATCACCTTCGATCGATACTTTAGATCATATACGTGCTCTAGACCGTCTTCAAGAAGTACCACACGAA GGACCCATGTGTGATCTTTTGTGGTCAGATCCAGATGACAGAGGAGGATGGGGTATTTCTCCTCGAGGAGCAGGGTATACTTTCGGACAAGATATTTCAGAAACTTTTAATCATTCTAATGGCCTGACATTAGTATCACGAGCTCATCAATTAGTTATGGAGGGTTATAATTG GTGTCATGATCGTAATGTTGTAACAATATTCTCAGCTCCCAATTACTGCTATCGTTGTGGAAATCAAGCTGCAATTATGGAATTAGATGACGctttaaaatattcatt CCTTCAATTTGATCCAGCTCCAAGGCGCGGTGAGCCGCATGTTACTAGGCGGACACCAGATTATTTCTTGTAA